One part of the Hydra vulgaris chromosome 01, alternate assembly HydraT2T_AEP genome encodes these proteins:
- the LOC136074373 gene encoding uncharacterized protein LOC136074373, whose translation MELLAEFDQFLSEHIQQRPNKGRSHISYLSSTTCDEHILIISDQLMRQVIQELNNKKYFSVSVDSTPDVSHSDQLPSIIRYVITRGPIEHFIEFISIYEHTPESLEKILLAFLEKKGISI comes from the coding sequence ATGGAGTTACTAGCGGAATTTGACCAATTTCTTTCAGAACACATTCAACAACGCCCTAACAAAGGTAGAAGCCACATATCATATTTGTCATCAACAACTTGTGATgaacatattttaattataagtgATCAGTTAATGAGGCAGGTCATacaagaattaaataataaaaaatacttttctgtCTCAGTAGACTCGACACCAGATGTTTCGCATTCTGACCAGTTACCATCGATAATTCGATATGTAATAACAAGGGGACCAattgaacattttatagaatttatttctatatatgaGCATACTCCTGAGAGCttggaaaaaatattacttgcatttttagaaaagaagGGCATAAGCATTTAA